Within Topomyia yanbarensis strain Yona2022 chromosome 2, ASM3024719v1, whole genome shotgun sequence, the genomic segment CTTCTGGGATTGTCGatggtggacaatatattcaaagaatgtttaatAGATAATCAAAGATGATGCGAGTCGAGGTAATTTAATGACCATTCCAATAGATTTTTAGCTTCTAGGGCATTACGATTTTAACGgggaaattccagtgttatCTTACTGATTAACCTGTAATTCTGAAGCCAAAAGTCAgcactgaatgaaattcattaGCAGTGCATGGGattattgtatctttcattttaaatcaagtaaaaatcggtcaattatccgctgggaaataggtgtgatgttcagggccgtcgagagcagCGTCGGGCCCCAAAGCTTGTATTACTGCCAggcccttttaaacctaagtCCTCTAGTGCAGTATGAGTTATTATCTCTTCAGCCatgggaaactcgtgagtccgtggtttctattagactccggttgactcatattgccacatctaCAGATAGCGTGCAAGACAGGCGAATTTCGGCAGCTTCCTATTCCGCGATATCCAAATAGGGTAAAATTGCCGCATAGttacaagtttttaaatttgtggGTATTCAGGAATCattagcgtctggctcaaatggcacattcCCCATGTAGATCGGAGatctgtgccttgccatgaatagttttttcatcatttccctctTGAGAAGCATTGaagaagtggtaaggttaggggtaagaaaaataggatctgcaggtgctacaatagcaggaataataTTTCCAACCCACGGAGGGATTTATAGTTtgtattttaacagtgagcggatatatttcgttccgcgaaacaaacgcttctgttccattgatggtctggaacataaACAGCACGCTATGTCTTACATGGTGAAATTGTGtggtgtaaacattggccatctttagttccatttgtacttttaacaatagatCTTAAGGAATGTCCCGAAAAGTAAATAGGAATATATTTTGACTGAAATAGGCCACTTTCTGCTTGTAatcgtcactcatttttttcgATACAGTAGCTTGGAACAtaatattttgcttctactgtgcagacaaagcGACACATGGATTGATTTATTCGCtggtagcggtggagcagtttttgGCTAATGTTGTAAGCAAATtgagaaggtagcagatgcagctcaaaattctcgtttaaaattatcaaatcaaaaagattttctATGTACATAAGTAAGCGTGAGAATATGTGAGACACGACAACAATATAGACACAGAACACAGTAATCAGacgcaaataaaacaactgtgAGTACAGTAGGCAATTGAGCACTGCCGCTGTTGCATGAGCTGAACTGATTTcatttctttatttcgcacattatAATTGGGTTCTTGTGGACATCACACGCATCTTTGGTGAGACCCAAAATCACTgttctatctcaacacaatgcatTTTTAGAGGGAAAATTTTTGTACGTGCtataacaatacaaaaatataaaaattaaccattttATTCAACGGTTAGTTAAGCTCAGTCtatcttctcatctcgcccagagtagaaactaaaaatcgttccgctattgATATACGGTaaaaacgactgcagacgaattgtaTTATTACTAAACGTGCAGAGATACGCTTACATGAATTATCTCCACACACCCCTGACATCGcgattaacaaatttatgtcaagatacggagaaaTGCTTTTCATAACAGCTAAAACTTCACATTTTCCCGGATGTCCCTAACGTTGTTCTTatggtgagaatgcttccgtacaaaccaactccttcaaacgtaaccattttatgcggatcaaccgaaaataGGACGTTTAATCAGACAACACTGATTAATGATTATGCACCCATGGAAGATTCCTATGCACGAATTCTGCAAAAAGACACTACACCGCGGAAAACTTTGTGTAAAAGAACAAAAAGCCCACCtgctataaccgtaaacagcacaccgttatcttatgttaaaccacaaacggctacaaaatcaatatctacggctctgacaggaacaaatattcactcaaccacaatcacgcccagtatctccacgccaacaaccagcacaaccagcaaagaagcgaacgtagaagaggacggatgcgtttgtccgtgcgctcgcattcctgtttgacgctctattgctttcttcgaacaTACTTTGAATTGGTTTCTCAATATTTCGTAGTGTATTCCTCGATTCAagtaataatcgattttttttaacttgtacacaaagtagacaattcccttaagaacgtttgttttaacaaatgtcaactatcaaataaagttttcatttttacgaTTCCATCATACAATGATTTAATAAGACGAatgattacaaaaaaaatacttttacttttgatatttttattgctcttctatgaataccggacgtgttctCTCATCTATcgggtaaaaacgcgggcccccaaatacgacccgggccccagggcaattgccctggctgacctctcatcgggcctggggCACCAAGAACCTTCATAGGTGGCcagtgtggtcaaagctactttgattggtcataagtGATCAGTAATGTTGCactcattttaatatgtattacatcatttagacatcatggtttcaccagtttatatgggaatttgctgtgtgaccgcattcTTCAACCCGTATCTCCGaatccggaagtcggatcaactaaaaattcaatagcagcttatgaaagcgttatacctttcatttgaaactaaatttGTATAAATCGGTTCAACGATCTTTgacaaaattgtgtgagtttaaatgacacacatatactcacacagacattttccgatctcggcaaactgaatcgaatggtatatgacgcTCGGTCCTCCGCgcctgaaaaatcgattttttgagtgattgcatagcttttctttataagagaaaagcaaaaagggCGAACCCATTGGGCATTTGAAGTATCAAAAATTATAGATTTACAACTGCATATAGCTTGAATACAGGTAAAAGTCAAGTTTTTGCATTTGGGTAAATGGAACGGTACCAACTTTATCAATCAGGAGGTACATGTACTCCATCAAAACCTGTTCAACCTTACACAGCGATGGGATTATCACCATGTCTGTATGAAATAATGTGTCCTTATCTTCTCAAAGTCTCTGGAAACTGTGAAATAGTTCTGAGTGTTTCATATCTTATATAACGTTCCGACTTTatccaattgaaaaaaaaaatcaatatggtCTCAAAGTTCCCGAATAATGCAAAATTGCCAAAACGTAGGTCGATTTCATGATAACTCAAAATCAAACACACTTCCAACCTTCCCGTTACTCTACAGAAGTTACCAGTAAGTTTAATATACTATCCCCAATCATTCCCCATTCCAGCGTACTTCGGTCACAGCGGGACCAACTGGGCGAAGACGAACGGGAAATGTTGGATATGGCACGGGCCGGTGCTCGAGCCCTCTGGTCCCTGTCCGAGTCCCGACACAACAAGGAACTTATGTGCAAGGGCGGAATTGTTCCGCTGATGGGACGATTGCTGAAGAGTGTTCACATCGACATCGTTGTTCCGACTATGGGTACTATACAGCAGTGCGCCTCGCAGGCCAACTATCAGCTGGCAATCACCACCGAGGGAATGATTTTCGATATTGTGTGCCATCTAACCTCGGACAACCTGGATCTGAAGCGGCAGTGTAGTTCGGCCATTTTTAAGTGTGCCAGCGATAAGGTATTCTCTTATTTTTCGGTGACACACGATCTTTGTATTCTTTGTATTTGTAGACCGCTAGCGATATGGTTCGAGAGTCTGGAGGGTTGGAACCGTTGGTAGGTATTGCAAAAGATAAGTCGATTCGGGACAACAAACCGCTGTTGGCAGCTGCGACGGGTGCCCTGTGGAAATGCGCGGCTAGCGAAGCAAATGTGAAAAAGTTGGATCAACTGAAAACGGTTCAGGTGTTGGTCCAGTTGCTCAATGATGAAAGTGAAGATGTGCTTACCAACGCAGTGGGTGCCATTTCTGAATGTGTCAAATACCAAAATAACCGCGAAACTCTTCGTGTTAGTGGAGGCATTCCATTATTGGTCAACTTGTTGAATATGACACACGCTCCTCTGCTGGAGAATATTGCTAAAACGTTGAAAGAATGCGCTTCCGATCCGGAAAGCATGACTACAATGGAAGAACTGGATGCAATCCGTTTGATTTGGTCACTTCTCAAAAACTCGAATCCGAAAGTGCAGGCTCACGCGGCATGGGCCCTATGTCCGTGCATTGAAAATGCCAAAGTATGCGTCACTCATTGGCAAGTCAAGTGAATTAACACTGTTTTTTGTAGGACTCTGGAGAATTAGTTCGAAGTTTCGTTGGTGCACTGGAACTTGTCGTTGGGCTGCTCAGCTCCCGGGATAACTTCGTTCTCTCGGCAGTCTGTGCAGCCATCGCCACCATCGCCAAGGATCGAGAGAATTTATCGGTCTTATCGGATCACAAAGTCATCTCGATGTTGGCCCACCTGGTGTACACAACGGATGATTTATTGCGGGAAAATTTGGCAGCGGCCATTGCCAGCTGCGCACCGTATGCATCAAACACGCAAGAGCTGGGACGACTACGCACGGTGACACCAATCGTAGGATACATGGTAAGCAACAATCCACGAGTTCACCGTACAACGGC encodes:
- the LOC131678630 gene encoding armadillo repeat-containing protein gudu, with protein sequence MSTARRSVTRGGSKSGRGKSRASLSKGHLVGGTSAKEKVPVKYGSEESESTDPNSSTDEEERWKESKNTNDVPSEYWHIQKLVKYMKAGNQTATIVALCCLKDHDLTTQMNQRAIQDCGGLEVLVNLLESNDLKCRLGALTVLSEISSNLDIRRSIVDLGGIPLLVQILSEPGRDLKIMAAETLGNVAKVRLARKLVRRCGGVPRLVDLLDVNINVLRSQRDQLGEDEREMLDMARAGARALWSLSESRHNKELMCKGGIVPLMGRLLKSVHIDIVVPTMGTIQQCASQANYQLAITTEGMIFDIVCHLTSDNLDLKRQCSSAIFKCASDKTASDMVRESGGLEPLVGIAKDKSIRDNKPLLAAATGALWKCAASEANVKKLDQLKTVQVLVQLLNDESEDVLTNAVGAISECVKYQNNRETLRVSGGIPLLVNLLNMTHAPLLENIAKTLKECASDPESMTTMEELDAIRLIWSLLKNSNPKVQAHAAWALCPCIENAKDSGELVRSFVGALELVVGLLSSRDNFVLSAVCAAIATIAKDRENLSVLSDHKVISMLAHLVYTTDDLLRENLAAAIASCAPYASNTQELGRLRTVTPIVGYMVSNNPRVHRTTAMALQKLSEDPQNCITMHQSGVVPFLLETVGSKDRELQEASAGCLQNIRKLALRAEELEFRGE